Proteins encoded within one genomic window of Orcinus orca chromosome 21, mOrcOrc1.1, whole genome shotgun sequence:
- the CCDC110 gene encoding coiled-coil domain-containing protein 110, translated as MSPEYGCITESENQIQPHSALKALQHQLESFQALRIQTLQNVSMVQSEISEILNKNIIEVENPQFSSEKNLVFSTRNEKALGDWIVKDENKETPVLKTLKDVRLPLYFCNFLVSLRRACEGHLT; from the exons ATGAGCCCGG aaTACGGCTGCATAACAGAATCAGAAAATCAAATACAACCACACTCAGCACTGAAA GCCCTTCAGCATCAGCTGGAATCATTTCAGGCTCTCCGAATACAGACTTTGCAGAATGTTAGCATG gtGCAGTCTGAAATCAGTGAAATACTgaacaaaaatattattgaagTAGAAAACCCACAATTTAGCTCAGAAAAAAATCTAGTATTCAGCACACGCAATGAAAAAGCTTTG GGCGACTGGATTGTCAaagatgaaaataaggaaactccTGTCCTGAAAACCCTAAAAGATGTTCGTTTACCTCTGTACTTCTgcaattttcttgtttctcttaggAGAGCGTGTGAGGGGCATTTGACTTAA
- the C21H4orf47 gene encoding UPF0602 protein C4orf47 homolog isoform X3, producing the protein MPVEGGKTDMERIGLFSEMGYVTVGDKYVPQFNRPFNEAASKNRQMLPGGSKEMSNLQAGYFDPHFVRIFEGEGYVNLNQVRRRHMMEEAKKNLGKAFLPSDGDKKPCGLGSYYGTIGRPVPFFSAQSKPKEKYEPPGKNLYTNPGKKGTGYGYANVTIGKQFSHSADFYDAAKLNDKKENEEHHRLLKGTPFKLNLYPREYFDTNPYLFEKPLPPIKKAEKKEALAHPFKPSSPGKKGTKYEELQDCFSTVLLASGRQVAL; encoded by the exons ATGCCTGTGGAAGGAGGGAAAACAGATATGGAGAGGATTGGGCTCTTCAGTGAGATGGGATATGTTACTGTTGGTGATAAATATGTGCCACAATTTAATC gaccgTTTAATGAAGCTGCAAGCAAAAATAGACAGATGCTACCTGGGGGATCCAAAGAGATGTCAAATCTCCAGGCAGGTTATTTTGATCCCCATTTTGTAAGGATTTTTGAAGGTGAAGGCTACGTAAACCTGAATCAAGTGAGGAGACGGCATATGAtggaagaagccaaaaaaaaTCTAGGCAAAGCGTTCCTTCCTAGTGATGGAGATAAGAAGCC ATGTGGATTAGGAAGTTACTATGGAACAATAGGTAGACCAGTCCCATTTTTCAGTGCACAatcaaaacccaaagaaaaatATGAGCCACCTGGAAAGAATTTGTACACAAACCCAGGAAAGAAAGGAACTGGATATgg cTATGCAAATGTTACCATAGGTAAACAGTTTTCCCACTCTGCTGATTTCTATGATGCAGCAAAACTAAATGACAAG aaagagaatgaagaacacCATCGTTTACTTAAAGGGACACCTTTCAAATTAAATCTTTACCCAAGGGAATATTTTGATACCAATCCTTATTTGTTTGAGAAACCTTTACCACCAATTaaaaaagcagagaagaaagaagcACTTGCACACCCTTTTAAGCCCTCTTCTCCTGGTAAAAAG ggCACTAAATATGAAGAACTACAAGACTGCTTCAGTACAGTCCTATTAGCATCTGGAAGACAAGTAGCCTTATAA
- the C21H4orf47 gene encoding UPF0602 protein C4orf47 homolog isoform X1, producing the protein MPVEGGKTDMERIGLFSEMGYVTVGDKYVPQFNRPFNEAASKNRQMLPGGSKEMSNLQAGYFDPHFVRIFEGEGYVNLNQVRRRHMMEEAKKNLGKAFLPSDGDKKPCGLGSYYGTIGRPVPFFSAQSKPKEKYEPPGKNLYTNPGKKGTGYGYANVTIGKQFSHSADFYDAAKLNDKKENEEHHRLLKGTPFKLNLYPREYFDTNPYLFEKPLPPIKKAEKKEALAHPFKPSSPGKKAGGMKAGTFDSYPSHSADPYGVKLTSHISSKGAKVFHPPGGPKSRPTESIMTLNVKRALNMKNYKTASVQSY; encoded by the exons ATGCCTGTGGAAGGAGGGAAAACAGATATGGAGAGGATTGGGCTCTTCAGTGAGATGGGATATGTTACTGTTGGTGATAAATATGTGCCACAATTTAATC gaccgTTTAATGAAGCTGCAAGCAAAAATAGACAGATGCTACCTGGGGGATCCAAAGAGATGTCAAATCTCCAGGCAGGTTATTTTGATCCCCATTTTGTAAGGATTTTTGAAGGTGAAGGCTACGTAAACCTGAATCAAGTGAGGAGACGGCATATGAtggaagaagccaaaaaaaaTCTAGGCAAAGCGTTCCTTCCTAGTGATGGAGATAAGAAGCC ATGTGGATTAGGAAGTTACTATGGAACAATAGGTAGACCAGTCCCATTTTTCAGTGCACAatcaaaacccaaagaaaaatATGAGCCACCTGGAAAGAATTTGTACACAAACCCAGGAAAGAAAGGAACTGGATATgg cTATGCAAATGTTACCATAGGTAAACAGTTTTCCCACTCTGCTGATTTCTATGATGCAGCAAAACTAAATGACAAG aaagagaatgaagaacacCATCGTTTACTTAAAGGGACACCTTTCAAATTAAATCTTTACCCAAGGGAATATTTTGATACCAATCCTTATTTGTTTGAGAAACCTTTACCACCAATTaaaaaagcagagaagaaagaagcACTTGCACACCCTTTTAAGCCCTCTTCTCCTGGTAAAAAG GCTGGTGGAATGAAGGCAGGAACATTTGATTCTTACCCTTCACATTCTGCTGACCCTTACGGGGTTAAATTGACAAGCCATATTTCCAGCAAAGGTGCTAAGGTTTTCCATCCACCAGGTGGACCAAAAAGCAGACCAACTGAAAGTATAATGACTTTGAATGTCAAAAG ggCACTAAATATGAAGAACTACAAGACTGCTTCAGTACAGTCCTATTAG
- the C21H4orf47 gene encoding UPF0602 protein C4orf47 homolog isoform X2, whose translation MPVEGGKTDMERIGLFSEMGYVTVGDKYVPQFNRPFNEAASKNRQMLPGGSKEMSNLQAGYFDPHFVRIFEGEGYVNLNQVRRRHMMEEAKKNLGKAFLPSDGDKKPAQSKPKEKYEPPGKNLYTNPGKKGTGYGYANVTIGKQFSHSADFYDAAKLNDKKENEEHHRLLKGTPFKLNLYPREYFDTNPYLFEKPLPPIKKAEKKEALAHPFKPSSPGKKAGGMKAGTFDSYPSHSADPYGVKLTSHISSKGAKVFHPPGGPKSRPTESIMTLNVKRALNMKNYKTASVQSY comes from the exons ATGCCTGTGGAAGGAGGGAAAACAGATATGGAGAGGATTGGGCTCTTCAGTGAGATGGGATATGTTACTGTTGGTGATAAATATGTGCCACAATTTAATC gaccgTTTAATGAAGCTGCAAGCAAAAATAGACAGATGCTACCTGGGGGATCCAAAGAGATGTCAAATCTCCAGGCAGGTTATTTTGATCCCCATTTTGTAAGGATTTTTGAAGGTGAAGGCTACGTAAACCTGAATCAAGTGAGGAGACGGCATATGAtggaagaagccaaaaaaaaTCTAGGCAAAGCGTTCCTTCCTAGTGATGGAGATAAGAAGCC TGCACAatcaaaacccaaagaaaaatATGAGCCACCTGGAAAGAATTTGTACACAAACCCAGGAAAGAAAGGAACTGGATATgg cTATGCAAATGTTACCATAGGTAAACAGTTTTCCCACTCTGCTGATTTCTATGATGCAGCAAAACTAAATGACAAG aaagagaatgaagaacacCATCGTTTACTTAAAGGGACACCTTTCAAATTAAATCTTTACCCAAGGGAATATTTTGATACCAATCCTTATTTGTTTGAGAAACCTTTACCACCAATTaaaaaagcagagaagaaagaagcACTTGCACACCCTTTTAAGCCCTCTTCTCCTGGTAAAAAG GCTGGTGGAATGAAGGCAGGAACATTTGATTCTTACCCTTCACATTCTGCTGACCCTTACGGGGTTAAATTGACAAGCCATATTTCCAGCAAAGGTGCTAAGGTTTTCCATCCACCAGGTGGACCAAAAAGCAGACCAACTGAAAGTATAATGACTTTGAATGTCAAAAG ggCACTAAATATGAAGAACTACAAGACTGCTTCAGTACAGTCCTATTAG